The Citrus sinensis cultivar Valencia sweet orange chromosome 4, DVS_A1.0, whole genome shotgun sequence DNA segment aaacaatgaaattatTGTGAACATCGTTGTTGCACCCTATTGGTGATAAACAATGAAAAATGCTAtttgtgagagaaaaataaatattcccTCGGCATCATACACATGGACGTACGTAGTTTCTTTTAGTAAAATAGTAAGCGACAAAATGGATCAACAATTGAGAGCTCAAGCTCAAAACCTGACCCAGCACAAATCATTAGCAAAGAGAGAATGAATACTGGAGATTGGAGAAGGGAAGATGCTGTGTGAAACAGGAGCTTCAAGTTTCATAGATTAATGACTGGTGAAGCTGTTACTGCGAAGAGGTTATACTGTTAAGGCTGTTATTCTTTACCCAAGTTAGtgcctctctctctctcgcttCAGTTTTTCCTAATTTTGATAACTGTTATGGTGTTAAAAAGTTGTATCTTCTTCATGATTTAGTTCTGGGTTTAGTAgttgttttgattattttatcgCTACATatgattttgttgctttttcctCCACTTgtgtagtaataataattagtgtATCACTTTAATTCCTGGccaaaattgaatctttgGATAGAAAAATTGAACCAACAGTAAGCAAAATCAAGAGAAGCTGTGGTTTTGAATATGAAAGTGCCAGCAGAATTAGATCTTTCAGCATTCAGGCtctttaatcttaaaaaattttaggcaTTGCAATTGTTGAACCGTTATTCAATTTACTGTACTCTGCAGACGATCCTTCAATGATAGAACATTTACAAGCACTTGCCGGAGCTAAAGAAAGGATTCATATACTCAAGGCGACAAACTTATTGGAAGAATgatcttttgatttttaagtTGATGGATGTGAAGGTGTTTTCCTTACAGCATCTGCTGTTATTTTTTCATCCAAATGATCCACAGGTTGAtctgttttgattttgatgcatTGCATGATTCTGATTCAGCAGATTCAGCCAATCTTTTTCATTACTTCAAGAATCTTACATAAGCCATTTGTATGTGTGTGCGTGCAATGTGATGACAATTTTTGTAGCATAGCTTGATAGAACCGGCTTGAAATCATCTGTTTCTACATTCTTTCCCCATAATCTTTTTAGGCAGAAGTAATTGATCCTGCAGTGATGGGAACAGTTAATGTTCTTAGATCGTGCGCAAAAGATCTTTCTATCAAGAGAGTAGTTGTAACCTCTTCAATGGTTGCAATCGCATACAATGGAACTCCTCTAACCCCTCACGTGGTATTCAATGCGACTTGGGTTTCAAATCCAGACATATGTAGGGGGTCGAAGTTGTAAATcttctaatttcataaaattattgtcttctacaatatatattataatttctctGATTTCCTTCCAGAACTGGTACACACTTTCGAAGGCCTTAGCTGAACAGGAAGCTTGGAGGTTTGCAAAAGAGAGTGGCATTGACTTGGTTAAGATACATCTAGGATTTACATTTGGTACTTTTCTACAGCCAAACCTTAACTTATATGTGAAGCTGATACTGAATCTCATAAACAGTAATAACTAGCAACCATATGTTGAGAATAACAAGAATCAATGTCTAACTTCTGacaaataatgctaattaagttTTGGAGGTATTGGAAATGCGGGAAATCTAAAGTATGCCGGCCTTTGTAGATTTGTTGATGTTAGAGATATAGCATACGCATAATCAAGCTCTCGAGGTTTCAACAGCTAATGGTAGATACTTGGTAGCTGGAAAAGTTATACACCTTTCTCAGGTTTTGAAGATTTTTGCACCAACATTACCCTGCTTTGCACCTTCTAGAGAAGTATGTTTCAGTAGCATTTTCATTTCACTGAACTTCCCTTTGATGTAAATTTTGCAAGTTCTTTGATCTCAATGTTAACATGGCAAGCTAATTCTGTCCAAATAAGAAATATCCCAAGAAATCTTAAGTAATAGAAGTGATTCTCTAATTGGTAGGAACATTGAAAGAGCTGATGCCACTGCCATATTGACTTCTGAAGCTGGAAATGAAAACTGTATAATACAGAAACGAGTCACTGATGGGACTTCTATTAGCATTCTGTCCAAAACGTTTTTGgtaaacacttttttttatttgacagTTCGTCAATCACGCGCCCACTTATACCTGACAGTTATGATTTCGTCTCACAATACTCGCAAAttaaaagacagaaaagtccaATCTCAAAAATATACCCGATGGCTCTCACAATTTGTTCTAGTATAATTAGGAACTTGGGATCAACTTATGCATGCTGCATCAAAtcataaaagaatattttgaagtttttttttttttttttttttttttttttttctgggtaAATTTGCTGTTAGCAGATTCCTGAGATGCCAAGGACGAGCAAATATACCAggtttctaaagaaaaagaaaaagttcgGGCATGTTCAACTTAATACCATGTGAGGTGAGTCTTAAAGGCACTCTTGAAAGTTTGAAGGAGAATGGCCTTTTGAGTTTCTGAATGATGCTACCATCAGAAAAGCAAAGCAagtattaaaaagaaatattattgaaatatcaATTTCTTGTCAATGATTCACATAAATAAGTACAATTGAGTACTATAATTGAGCTGTACATGTAATATGGTAGCTATCTTCACTCATAATGATCAATCCTTTTGATATCAATATACCAAATgcatcttattaatttatatcacaTGTGACAAACAACCATAGTagaaatgagaaataaaatgTAGCATTTTCAATATGGTTAGTTAAGAatctatttttgtaaatttccctttaAGAAGTCTATTTGATTCAACAGGAAAGTGTTCATGAGAGCAACGAGCCCAGCGCCAGCACCCACCAGGCCACCACAGCAGGCAAGGGCCATATGAAAATTACTATAGAGCAGGAATTTTAATTGTCCATTTTCATGCGACTCAGATCATATTTGGTATTAAggtgttataaaaaattattaattataaaataaaagttgatagTGTATAATAAAtcagatttttaaattataattttgacaaaaataataaaaatattatagattttttatcaCACAAATATAGATCAActcaacttattttataagttacaatagttaatatttattaaatattttagtactgtatcttttaaattataactatctaacattaatattaaacatatcTTAAATcagtttgaaattaaatttgctTCCACTtaattcccccccccccccccccccccaaacccactttttttctctcttcgtGTTGAATTGGATGCCATGTGAATGAAAAATCGTACCCAaatcaattatcaatttttaaaactgATAATCATTCAGTGGTGATTGAAATGAATTATAGAGAAGGTTTCTCTCTCCTAAATTACAAATTGGTGATAtatcatgtatttttttacCTCATTTATGAAGTTCATCTAAAGTTCTAGagagaaatttaataaagcaaattaaacaatatatagatatataaatcacaataaattatatatatatatatatatatatatatatatatatatattaagtgAACTCctaatttaagaaataattaaaaaaaacataaattttaatacagcACATGatgaaatctaattttttttatttttttatctcattcttgattttaatataattagaaaGCTCACCTATAATTGCAGGCAAAGCTTATGTTACATTAGCTGTATGGTacagttataaatttttaaaccctcagaaaatataataattattaaaaaggtcaataagttttaatgttttacaTTATACCCCAGGTTGTTTACACCCAAGCTgcaatatttcaatttttttgaagttcttcatttatatttatagcaAAGTTAGTATCAAACTGCTCaacaattttttctattttatttaattgaacctttaacttgtttaatttaatatctattgagtttttattcattatattaataatctcttggtttaatatatcatgatttttaatgttgaagtcttttatgaattgtttaactttattaaattctttacttAGTTGATCACTTGATCtcttaactttttaatttattttgtattccttcattgaaattattaatttctaatattttgtttaccatttctatatcatttatagataaatttagattttctaatttatttaataaatatagtgacattcaatttaattgattatttctccacatgtttgaattattgataagatcaaagaattggaatatttttattagaggTTTTGGTAATTTATTCATTGTACCATCTTTCTAATAATTCATTAGATTTATAagatatttattacatataatATCTCTTATAATTCATGATACTACATATAATATCTCTTATAATTCATCAtactaaatttagattacAAAATCTGTGTGATGGCATTGATGATATGTATTTAAGAAGGAAAATAGAttgaatgtgtgtgtgtgtgtgtgttcgaaaaaaatttagtttatgtCTCAAGAGAgacaagaaattataaatgtaagtgcaaaaatatattcaaaatttgtggatctttatgaatataataatcatttaaatctttacaaaaatgttgtaaaaactttataaagttttaaaaataaatgtagaaaaGACGGatgaaaaaatcatttaattataaaaaatcaatgaggacttatttgaaaaaataagtaaacatataattagaaataaaattttctgtaAATATCTATTTCACATgtactttattttatgttaaaattatttttatccattGAATTTAAggaatatcaaaatcaataaccTATATTCATTGGTTGTTTGTTACATTATATGTAACGTGAGCTTTGCCATAATTGCATACCCTCTACTTTAGAGTACTACCCTGTATATAGTTTGTAACTTAGCTACTTTGGGTAACCCCACGACCCCGTGTCTGACAACTTTTCAGCAAATAAGTTCCGTGAAAATctgtaagaaaaatttatggtCCGACTTTCatataagtattattattagggtTTGCCTACCTTACGTTAAGCGTAAGGTACAATCATCTCTCCAGCAGTGGGTCTTAGTATAACCCACTTCTTAATTTTGTGAGAGGGTTGTACCTTAGCAGCTCccttattattactattaccaaattattattattattaaaaataattatcaatttactataataataataataatcacaattattataataaataatgacaataGTCAACTAAGGTCAATTTAATAACTTGCAACAATCTATtctaattttaagataaagtaaatacATCAATGGCAATACAGTTCATTGTGATTCCGATTCctatagttaaaataaataaataattctaattttcaTTCCCAATTTCGAttctaacttatttttattctagtGCGTTTCAATTCTAGTAAATTCTGATTAATAATAGATAAATGCACCATATATGCATTGTAGTAATTCATAATCTTTAGCCGGACAAGTATATCAGTAtatgttataaattttgttcagAGAACTAAAGTCAACAGTTGAGCAAACAATTTTCCAATACAGGGGAGAGtgattaattctacatattaAGTAAACTATAccctcactttttttttaaaggtaagGGGGTTGGGTAAGCCCAAATACAATTTTTACCCCCCTTACCACTTCCAAGAATCAAACCCAAATTTTTGTAGAGGATACAGGTGCACTGCAACCAACCCGACCACACTCTTGGGGGCAGCTGTAACCTCACTTGGTTAGTTAGCCAGCCAGTAAAGTAGGCTCTagttttgttgaatttttcgAACAATAGAGTATATCATATAAGTAGTCTAGATTTCACTAACATTTAAGACCACTCCAATTTGTAAACTGATTCAAGTACgatctttgattttttttttttttaatagttgcATTCTCATGGCATTCATTCTGGATCTAGATTCTAGTTGGAGACGCAAGTAGAAGagtaatgataaatattttaaatttttttattacaaatataatctTAGAAGGTATGTCATTTATTGAATagtaagtaattttttttataaaatttaaatgaattaattatattattttatcatttaattgatgaatgttacattattttagataatttttttttaaaaaaatgtgagaTGTATACCGCTACTATAATAGAAACAGTTAGACCATATCTGATAATATAAGCAACAACATTAGATGTTTGATAAACACTTGTTTGTGACTTTGTGGTATAAATGCTTGATGAATTTTATCTCGTGCTCATATAATGaagaatttataatatatgtattcttttatcaaaattattatttaaaaatcatatttattatactattaatttttatttttaaaataatcaaaatcaattttgctATAAGCTACAATTGACATCAGATCAAGGTTTAGTGGCTCACCGGCAGCTTCAGAACTAGGGCTCTTTGGGTCGAAGGGGTTTGCAAGCTTCGGTTAGAAATTTAAGATCATGATTTGTCAGACCCAACAAATCATCTGCCTCACTGCTGCATGCAAAAGCTCTTCAACCAGGGTCCAGGggcttaataataatagaggAATAATCACCTTgtacaaaaaatgtgtataaattaatgtgacataaaaaattgattgcaTAAAAGTAAAATCACCATAGGTACACATAATTGGAAAGCATaattgagtaatgatatagccacaaactcttgtacaaacttattttgtacaaactgatgtggcgttaattcattgattgaattaaatatctcttggcccacatgatttgtttttattattttatatttccattcaaccaatgaattaatgccacatcagtttgtacaagataagtttgtacaagaatttgtggttgtatcattactcagCATAATTATTATCACTTTTAAGCTAATCTCTTTATACCATATCGgtttgtataaaattatttgtagctTTATCATTATTGATACTAATGACTactctttcttcaattttgagAAACGAAACACATTCAAAACgattataaaaaaactttttaagtaACCATGAaagtaaaagtttttttattttcctataaatttgtgtaaatttataaaatatttgtaccaatttgaaaatgaaatgaacaAATGCCACAAAGAAGATGTTGTGGaatttaagaagaaaaagaatccATGACCAAAGAGAGTGAAACTGCGAGTTTTTAATTTGCAAGAAGTGATGTAAAGAGAGAATAAACACTGTGAGATACAGAAGGAAACAAACTAACAagcaattttgagattttaaaattttaatttaataattattaaattttttaaaagagcCATGTAGAAATGAATTTAGTGGATGTAAAATAGCCCCACCCCTATTCAATTAATtcccatattttttttttcaaaaaaattactcataAAGTCCTTGATCTATATCTATTTGcgttgaaatttaaatttaattaattattctctctctctttttttatctgtttttttttagatttgtttgagttttaaaattatattaagcaaagatttacttttaattctaaaatagtTACAGCGAAACAACAGATAGATCTGATACTGATTCCTGAAACAAGAtcagggaaaagaaaagaaaaaaaaaagaaaccaagGAAAAATGAACTCTCAagacaaaaacaaacaaacctAACTCACTTTATTTGAGAACTAGAGTTTCAATTCCACTCCACATCaccctataataataatatataataattacaagGGTCCTTCAAGTTCACTATTTATATGAGAGaaatgtatcttacatgcatataagatagaatgacccaaaatcaatatatacatatatttacaaTTCACAATAGGTAATAGGTTAGCAAAAAAAGAGCctctaaattataataattataacatacATCCCTCATGTAAaccacataaaattataagatctataatttatgtaattcacgtaaaaaatatatattacaattattataacttaGAATTTGCCTagcaaaaatatatgtaaatatacCGTGTGTTAGCTTCAATATTTGTGGCGGCAGCACAATCCAGCATTCTTCCAGCTAGCTAGCTGGGTCGTTGGGTTTCTTTGATTCGGCCGGAGGCCCGGAGCTTGCATTGAATGGGAACAGACAGATGAGAGAGAAGCAACTGACACGATGAGGTCcatatcaattaattgaacTTCTAGACCGGACAGGCTTTAtcaattaatcatttaattgGGAATTCAATTATGGTGCAACTACAgtatcatattataattgtatctaatcattagatttaattataatgaaaGATCGAATGGCTGGGTGCACAGCCGTGGTGCCGCTTTTAGTCGTTCAATTGGATGATTGATGTTTCCATCAGAGGACCACAGAGGATGGCAGCAACTGTTGTTTTCACTAATTATTTGACGTTGCCGTTTTATTTTACAGCCTCCAGCACCAGCAGAATGCTCCTGATTGTAACGtggttgtgtgtgtgtgtgtagaatattaatattttaacaccatcaaaataaaaaaaaatgcgatACTGTTTATAACTTCATTATCATTATAGCACACAAAATACAGCATTATTTATGTTACAGAACTATCTTCtttatcataataatattttattgctggtcaaatatcatttttcatagATGTCCCTTCACCTtcaattctttatattttttgcatgcatattttgGATACTTTCCGATTGGATCCACGATACGTGAGAACACAACTTCACTTCGTATAGAAGgtatgctatttttttttatatacttttttattttatctttttttttttaataaaactattcTTATAAGTATGCTCTTTGATTGCCATTAAATTAGACTTTCtacatccaaaaaaaaaaaaaaagaaaaaagaatagttataatatttatcttttaccTTATTTGTTGAAAATTGTATATGCATGTCATTGGTCTTATTTTTGTAGGCTTACATTAATTGACCATATCATcgctaaattttctttataatcaCAGGGAGAGCGATACTTTTAGTCTCTTGCTAGTAAAAGGTGTTTTTACCATTTAAGtttcttgtaaatttttaatgccACAATCAATTCCTAGTATTGAAATAtcgaccaaaaaaaaaagggttgaaaagtaaagatataaaaaattttaatacacaaattaaattaactaattttatttatttctacaTAAGtctgataattaatttaagggTGAGGTTATTTGAACCTACTAAATTTTACACTAcacaattttttgaattaaaaattttattgtaaaaatataatattattgaccTTACTCTCTCTCCCTCATCTCCTtccattatcaaaatttatcatgatacatgaattaaatattgcatttaacaaataaaattgtttaaaaattaacaaattgagCCCTATTGTaatctaaacaaaataaaagtgtcAATACCCatcatgtaaaaataaaaaataaaagtttctgTGCCactttaaatgtattagaatttttttagtcAAATCTCAATAGTATAAATtctaaatgataatattaggCAAAATTGATGGTATCATAGTAAAAACTAAGAGAAAGATAAATTTGATGGGGcaagaaagaattaaaaaaaattgaaagagaaaaaaatttaattttatcatgtcatatcagtttgtacaaaataaatttgtataagagtttgtagctatattattatttaaagattaatatcatttaatcCATTAATAGATCTTGACCGTTGATAAGCTTTTAACCTAAAGACTTAAAATGAATGGACAAGTACgtgtaattttagaaaatttctCAGTCACAAtcctataaaaaggtaagCACAAATCTAAATCCCTAAAACGGATACCAACAACTTTTGGTGATTGGTTGATGCTTAAAAattgggaaaattttttattccaaaGTTGCCCGTTACACCAGCATGAACGAAGATTCTTATAATTAGTCTACTAACTGACAATACCTACCTACTCTTGAACGATTTTTCAACGGTACTTCTAAAACACTGGCGACCAAGTCGTTGAAGCGCTAACCAGATTCATCAGACCGttccaaaaattcttgttcTCTTGATCAAAGTTGCCGCCAACATTTCCAGTAGAGCTCTCTGCtgcattaataattattgacGAATTGTGATCGTTATCAACAGAATCACAAATCATCAGATCCGATGATAAGCCCTCCATAATATTCTCAGCTGTCCTAAACGAATCTTGAAACCATGTGGCAACAGAACCATCCGTAGCGTAAGTCATTTCATGCAACCCTATCGGCATTGATGAATTGTCCAAATTGTCCTTCGTTCCTTCAATTATTTGGCCCGATTTCTCAAAGCATGGAATTGAATTTCCCACTAAGTTGTCACTAAATAATCCAACGGCTGGTGGTCCACTTAGTAATACATGTTCGTTGAAGTTCAAAGTTGATGTTGGAGACTCAAGATTATTGTCCCTGCAGGCTGCCCCAAACATCCCGGAAACTACCCCTTGCCAAGCTTTCAGCACGTCAAGGCACTGGGGTCTACCCGCCGGAGCGGCGGCTTTGCTGGAGCCAAGGCCAAGCTGATGATCGTGAGGATGATTAGCAGGAGGAGGTTTAGAAACTAGTTTTGATTCTCTGACAAGTCTTGCTTCAGCTTCGAGCCGAGCGCTCTCCCACTGAGCCATGTGGCTAAGATTAGCGGTGTCCTTAGGCTGGCCAAGAGGGTTGGTTTTGGGCTTATGGGTCACAGGATCAATACCCATCTTTGTCAGTCTTTTCTTAAGATGTGTGTTCCAGTAGTTCTTGATCTCATTATCAGTTCGTTTTGGCAAGTGAGCTGCTATTGCCGACCACCTGATCAATGACATTCATTTGATTATATATtagcaatttaaattaatgtcCATAATGCTGCTAAATTATAAGtgcaaaaataatataatgacAAATCAAATCAGTCTAGCTAGGAATAACCGAGCTAGCAAAAccagaaattaattaaagtgtaCGTACTTGAAGCACCCTTCGGACATGTACCCCTAGTCATTAGCTCTATCACTTGCTTAGcattaatatttctttaattatttttcatttgttaagAAGCTAGCTctagaaagcaagaaaaaagCAACATTTACAATTCttatatgttaattaaaagAGATCAAAAATTAAGTTGACCTGTTTCCGAGAAGAGCGTGAAGTTGAATTATGGTTTGTTCTTCCTGCAAACTGAACTTTCCTCTCTTGATATCAGGTCTTAGGTAATTTATCCACCTCAATCTACAGCTCTTTCCCCATCTCTGAAGCCCTGCAAGTGCAAACACCCCCAACACCACCCcccaaaggaaaaaaaaaatgagtaaaaatAATCGCAAGGTATAATGACAAATATTCTTCGTTATGAAAGCTAATCATATCACCAGCTTTTGCAGGCAAGGCTCGCCAGCTTCCATGGCCATGTTGTTCAATGAAAGCCAAGAGTTTCTGGTCCTCTTCAGGAGTCCATGGCCCTTTCTTCAAACCCACCTTCTCACAACATGGAGACCTCCCCATTTTTCCCGAGtcaaaatatgtaaaaattatgCAACGAATGGTTCTAGAGAGAGCACTGGAATTAAAGAAGTAAGATCAGAACGAcgactttttaataattaaacgAGAGAGTAGCCCTAGCTATATATAGAGCaagatttattttgattgGTCATTACTTATCGGTGGTGATAAATATGATGAGGTCCTACCTCCTACGTACCAAAGTTTCATGAACCAACGCGCCGTTACTCTTGCTACCCACTTGggaaatttaatcaatttatatttacttctGATTATTAGCACTGAgctgtttgtttttgtaaGTCAAAACGCTtgaaaattagtatttttacTAAACCGATTCCCTAAAGTCatctaaatatattataagattttacaagttcaatattttgataaaagtaAAAGTTTGTGTAGCCCGTACAtatttagttcttatattttgaaaaatacattaaaacaTCTTTGttagtaattatattataattttacccttactTTATCtttgcttttacaataatatcattgcaaaaaatattcttgaatgtattaatgaaaaaaaaatgtgaatttatcaaattagccttaaaagtaaaataaaaattagttgttattattttacttttatgattaatttggtaaattatttttttacaaaaaaaatattattaagattGTTGTGAGGGTATTAAACATTGCTTTAAATTGgcttgtattaattaatttataaataataattagcaaGATTGTCATAAGGGTATGGAAAAGACTAGTTGTTTCATAccaatatttatttcttaaattgctaataaataattactagttgatttgatttgctaattcatttttttataaattaaaaaattaatgtaaaaaaatactGTTGGAAgggtattattataaaagcaaagaaaacatAAGAGTAAGAGTAGTGCAACGTATTAAATATTAGGGGTatcttgagatatttttttaaatatagagACTAAATAGGCattgaagttaaaatataagaactaaacgaacatttacctttttgataaaatctaaataaatttatttgaatatttcaaAGTGAATTAATATGAAttcaaaaattctataatgttgtaattaaaattatggtaCTAATAACAtgataaacatatattttataaattaaacttgcaactagtaaataaaaggtcaaacaagtaaattaattatcaaagcAATTAGCATGGTTCttacataattttaatgaaaaatagtttattcatttactttaattaaacaaagaaaaaaaatcactcatcaattgaaaacagaaaaaaatgCACT contains these protein-coding regions:
- the LOC102616032 gene encoding transcription factor MYB106-like — translated: MGRSPCCEKVGLKKGPWTPEEDQKLLAFIEQHGHGSWRALPAKAGLQRWGKSCRLRWINYLRPDIKRGKFSLQEEQTIIQLHALLGNRWSAIAAHLPKRTDNEIKNYWNTHLKKRLTKMGIDPVTHKPKTNPLGQPKDTANLSHMAQWESARLEAEARLVRESKLVSKPPPANHPHDHQLGLGSSKAAAPAGRPQCLDVLKAWQGVVSGMFGAACRDNNLESPTSTLNFNEHVLLSGPPAVGLFSDNLVGNSIPCFEKSGQIIEGTKDNLDNSSMPIGLHEMTYATDGSVATWFQDSFRTAENIMEGLSSDLMICDSVDNDHNSSIIINAAESSTGNVGGNFDQENKNFWNGLMNLVSASTTWSPVF